Proteins encoded together in one Lathyrus oleraceus cultivar Zhongwan6 chromosome 5, CAAS_Psat_ZW6_1.0, whole genome shotgun sequence window:
- the LOC127080059 gene encoding uncharacterized protein LOC127080059 — MFLRVTLVIGVGRDLKSRKLTPCFVVKEIHPNPSHVIQLDDIQVRENLIVENLSLRIEDREVKRLQGKDISSVKVVWGGPAGSSVTRELEIRMRESYPELFSSSNFRGRKFF, encoded by the exons ATGTTTTTGAGAGTTACTCTAGTAATTGGAGTTGGTCGAGAtttgaagtctcgaaagctcacgCCATGTTTTGTTG TTAAGGAGATACATCCGAATCCTTCTCACGTGATCCAATTGGATGATATTCAAGTTAGAGAGAACTTGATAGTGGAGAATTTATCGTTGAGGATTGAAGATCGTGAAGTGAAGAGATTGCAAGGCAAGGATATCTCTTcagtgaaagttgtttggggaggtcctGCTGGTAGCAGTGTGACTAGGGAGCTTGAGATCCGAATGAGAGAGTCTTATCCAGAGCTTTTCTCGTCAAGTAATTTTCGTGGGCGAAAATTCTTTTAA